The nucleotide window AGCTGCTCCTTTTGCAGGATTTTGTGAGCACTCCTTGCTGGAAGGATTTTTGGAGGCTCTCATTAGACCAAGTCTTTTTTTCACATGAGGAGCCCCTGTATTCCCACGAATTGCTTCATAATAGCCTTTAAGAACAGGTTCAAATTCATCCATAGCTCCTCTTGGTTCTACAAGCATTTTGAAACTCTTATTAAATCAAACAAATGTTAGGCAATATGTTAAGCAAAGCCTTGTCAACGAGGCAAGAATCTCCTATCATGTTAGCATTAAAATTGCTGGCACTATACACGATTTGTATTACAACAGAAAGATCAATGATAGATTTTTAATGCCATATTATTATCACTAACAACTAATAAAATACACAAAGATGAGGAAGAGCCTCTATGAAAATATAATTTTGCTAAAGGTCTTACCAACAAAAAGGAGCTTTTCAGCATTCAATCGAGACCATTGACCTGTCTGACTCCATCGAAAATGTAGCTTTTCCAACAACTTATAACTAGGAAAGAAAACAAGAACACCACCTGGTGCAATCTTGCATATTTCCTCTAGAGAAGCTCCAAGTCCATCCTTCACAAGTCATGCTAAATTTTCAGGAAACTTGCAATTAAATGAACAAAGTACACAAACCTAAGTCCTGTACCTGGAAAGCATATCCATCAGCAGTTTTGTAGCTGGCGTTTAACTGGCAATTTGCAGGACCTGCAGGGACTACTGCAGCCCAAACCTGTAAATAATAACAgctaaaatcaatcacacagatcGGGCACAAATAAAATAAAGAGAACATGGACATACTTGTGATTCCACATCAATGACATGTGGTGCTTCCAAGCAAGCTTCAAACTGCACTCCAAGTTCAGATGCAAATGAGCCCATTGGGGCAAGAGTTCTGTGTGGATATATGATGCATGAGACAGAAGAGGATACTGTGAAGTCAAATTAAACACTTGCATGCTAATACATCCAAGAGATAACAAGATTAAGATAGACAAAAATAGCTTATGTGGCTGAAGCATAGTGACATGGTGTTGTGAAAACCATATGATTCTACTTACTTTAAAGGTCTGAATAATATAAATTCTGGTGTTTTCATCATATAGAATGAATTCTAGTCAACAAGTGCTTGGATCAAGTTCAAATTACAAAGATGCATTACTATAGATTTCGATTGGCTACAGGAGGAAGATCTTTACTCAAAATTTCCCATTCCTGTAGAGAATTTCTTAAAAGGTCATATCAGATATAAAAGCCACAGAATTTCTTACAAGGTCATATCAGATATAAAATCCATTACAGTTTAATCACAAATAGTATTCCATTACATAAAAGCAACTGCATGATGATTACAGGTGAAAAAAAATTGCAGATAAATTATCCTCGACTGTTAACTTTCCAAAAGCTTCAAGTGAAAAAGACACtgatatgttattttttattgtaCACAAAGATGATATAACTAAACATTTTCAACTTAAAGAGAACTGTTAAGGCCTTTTAAACACAATATTGCATGACTAATTCTTCTGGCACTTTGTAcatggatgtcttatatgagtttaACTTGTGGTAGTTGGTTCACATATAGTGTTGTTGGGTAATATTACCAAGAGATATAAGTCACATTTCAGCTCTCAAAAGTTTCAAATGGTGTATTTCATAAATTTACTTTAATTATCCAAAACATTTCTTCATATATAGTTCATTTTTatgcaaagaaaaaaatattaaagaaaataCTGCTCACATCAGTGCATGGTCAAAGTAACAGAGAAAATTGCTTACGATAATAGAAATAACAAGGCAAGCAATTAGAAAGCATTCAATTGAATAACAAACTATGACATCTAAGTACCCTGATGTAAGGATAACTGAAAGAGACAGATTTGCAATCTCTTTGAAAACAACAGCAGGATTCAGGCACCACAAACTCAATTTGCAGATCCAGCCATTTGCAGCATTAcctgtcaacaatagttttgctgAGATGTCTCAACCGCCATTAACACCTAAAACAAGCTCAAGTAGTAAAAGACAGTGAGATTCTTCATAACAGTAACTCAAGACTGTCATGTTGATTAGCATGTGAGAAATAGGCTGTCAGCAGACCAAAAGGACACTGTATGTTAAGCCACAAAATGCCTTTTAACGATGGTAAAACTTTTAGCTGGACTTATAAATGATGATGAGCAATCATCAACAAGTAAATTATGTTAGGAAAAGGCTACATTAGATGATAATACAGGGAGGAATGCAAAAAAGAGTAGTTCTGTGATTTCCAGTGATTACGTGTCATGTAGGTTCCAATTTGCAGCAGCACACACTTATTGCAAACTTGAGATATTCTCTTTGCTTGCAAGGGTAACGCTTCATATACTGACCTTTCCCTAGACCCCAGACCACAAAGACCTTATGCACCAGGCTACCTATATTTCACATACTTCTTGCAAATTTGATTGGACAATGCTTTGTTAAATGCTAAAATGATGGGCCAGTAAGATGCAAATTAAGTAGGGGAAAAATGCCTAAGTGTCATAGCCACTTGCATAGATGTACTTTGCCAGAAGGACTGATGAAAGAAGCTGAGAATCAAATCTAGTTAGATACCATTTTTTAAATATCTGGGTCTGAACTTAATTTCTAAGAACAAACAATGCATTCTTTGTATTACTCACAGCCTTCTCTTTTAACATAACGTTGCAATGCTAGTTGATAATCAGTTGCATGGCTGCCATTTCCACAGAAGAAATAACTAAGTGAGGAGAATAGACctgcaaagaaaaaaaagtttgGTGGATTACAAGTTTCAGTCGCGGGGCATGATTTAAAAGCTGGAAATGTACCTTCCAATGCAATTAAGGACATGCCACTTAAACGGTTTCCAACAGATTCTTCATCTGAAGCAGCTTTAATTGCCTTGAACAACAAAGAGAATCATATAAAAAAGATGTCAGATAGTATCCATGGCAAAAGAAAAAGAGCCTATTTAGAAAGTGGAAAGCACCTTCATGGCACATTGATGTAGAATTGGAAAACATTGTTCTGTAATTCCAGCCTGTTGGAGCTCCCTAATGGCCTTATCAGCAGTCCAACTGTCATGATCAAAATGACTCAATTTTAGAAAAGGATCAACTTTTAAACCAGAAGTATTTTTGAACTTGGCTTCACAAACATTTGACCATAACAATTTTTTGTCAGTGACCAAAGAAAGAACATACACAGACAATGTACGATATTAAAGCATCCAGATGGAACATGAAATCCACAAACTACAGGAAGGAAAAACCCATTCACCAATTAATATTTCAGTTAACACTAAAAAGAATTGCAATTTAAAATGATATAACTATCTTGAAAGAAACATAAGCAGAGACCACTGCAAAAGCCTTCTCTTTCCTCAAACTTAGCTATCCATGTATTAAACAGAGATCATAATGATGCTATCACGACAATCTTTATTtagatccaaaattttcaatgTCCAAGGTCCCACAAAAAGGTTATTATAACTCAATATAGAGATCTCTTCCATGCAAACTGCTTCTTCAAACTTGGGAGTATGACCTCTTCTTAATTCTCCATCTTCCTAGTCAGATTTGTGAAAGCCAATAACAGCTCTATTTGAAGATATTTTTGGAAATATCATGCCATTCAGAACCAAATTAGTTATAACTTTGACTTAAAGGAAATTACAATTATTACTACTCTTGAACCCTCTTATTGACATGGAACATTCTTTGGATAATAACAAAAGTGTGATTTTCAAAGCCTTATCAACATGGTCTTCTATAAGATAGTTAACAACAAAATGATACACGATGGAAATCTAAGGTGTTGCATGTGACATATATTCTATTAATATGCACATCATGGTCAACTTATGTATGACAACAACACCATGTTTACATCATTGCATGATATTAGGTTACTTCTACCCAAATAATTGACTGCATGTTTCTTCTGAATCACTGAATTAACtgaaagattgatttttttttttttacacaagGAACTGCATAAATGAAGATCAGTAACAATTACAACGCTTCCAAAGATCAGAATTTTCTACACAATTGAATGTAGGCCATCAAATACATTTGGAGGCCTCACCATATAGGCTATGTTTGACAATCTCAGAGAATCATCCAAGAAACATGACAAATGTCAAGCCATACTCTTATTGAATTTGTGATAAAAAGGCATCAAGAGAAGTGTAAGGACCTAATGAAAGAAATGCCCCAGGAATGGATATTTCCAGAAAACaaagtattaaaaaaatatctGAAGAGAGGATAAACAACTAGTTGCTCTGTTGGTGAAAATGCATTGGATTTTCTGAACAGCTTTTAAAAGGTTAAATATATGCAATAAACAACTGCATAAAGCATTAGCCTAACTTGCAAAATAAAATTAGAAAGATATCTGAAATTGTGTAATCTATTTCTGAAGTTAGTGCGCAAGTCCAACATCTTTGTACAACCAAATCATCAGAGAAATAAGCTCTGTAAAGGATAATTTGGTCATCTATCATATGCCATGTAATGTGGTGGCAGTAAAAAGAACACAGCATCAGGAAATAATTTAGGATATGAGCTACTTCGACTTGTGGatgacaaattttgttttgtcatATTCTAGCACTTTGTACATGTACATTCTAACAACATAAGAAATGCTTATCTCAGGGTAGCGCTGTTAGCTTTTAATCACAGCTAAAGCTTAAGTCTCTCAAATTTGACTTTTGGATTTGCCAATATAATTCTTATGTGGAAGATTTATCACCCTACCATAAGACGTTGGAGCCCACGTCAAAGATATTCTTAGGCACGCAGTAATAACAACACGATCATTCCTTTTCTTCCATCCTAGTACCCCTAATTCTAGAGTTCCCTTCACACTTGACTATTCGGAAGTAAGTTGAGAACATCTTGGACAACCAATTCGGGATCTCTCTCTCATATAAGGAATACAGATGCTTGGTATGATGGAATACACAATCCAACCTTGAGGACACATGGATTTCAAAAGATGAGTTACGATTGATAGACCCGACATCATAAAGTAATATCTCAATTTTCATTCACTAGAGGTGAATTTTTCACTCAAGGAGAGTTGGTAGGGATTAGAGTACCACCACATTAATACGACAGCTCAAGAGGACGCAGAAAGCTTCGGATCACTACATTAGAGCTATATGGGCCTAAATACCCATAGAGGTCTCATTctgcatatatattattttttattagattatAGTAAGATTTGAGCATAAGACATATTTGTATTGGGCTTTGGGCTTGGGCTTGTATAAGGCCATCAAAGGAGATGTCATGTATATATCTTAAAATGCACGTGGTAGATAATCTTAGAATGGACATATATCTCAATCTTATGAGTCCCTAACACCCTCACTTCTAGAAGAGGGGTATGTGACTTTTTGTCATAGCTTATGCAAACTACATAAAGTTAGCAAGTTAAAGGATTTGACAGGAAAAACATCTGAATCATAGAAACGTGGTGCAAAGAAATCCAGGCCAACAGAATATAGCCTATAATTACATAGatattttagaattcaaaacaacaacaaaaaaaacactTGCAGTAGCTTTTATTTACTGCATATGACTTGCTTGAACAATGGAACTACCAATGTTCAATAGCTAGTAGTCTCAAAACTGAATTGGACCAAGAAATCTATGGCTAAGCTAAAATATTCTTAGTAGAAACCTTAAACATTATAAGTTCCAGCCGAATATACTCACAATGAAGAGTAGTGCTCAAATTCATGCTTTTGCATGCTCATTTTCCTGTCACCTATCCAACTTATTATTCCCTGTGCAATAGAAACCACTTGGTCTTGGTTACAAGTTAGTAAGATAAAACTCATCTTTGCAAAATTTGTACCTGAATCATGTCATATAATGGTTGGTATGTCATTGCTCCGCCATCAGCCATGCATAAGTGTTCAAGTTCTGTTTGCAATGCTAGGTATAACAGAGATACACATTCAGATTCGAACCAAGTAAAAATATTTAGCTTTCAGATTCTATGTGGctattatatatatttgcacAGACTGGCTTACCAAAAAGCACGTCCTCTTCAACTTCTATACTCCCTGCATCACGTGCAACATCCTCTATGTTGCTAGtaatgataaattaaaaaagaattagGTGCCCGCAGGGCTGCATCCCATTAATTGTAGATCACTAAATTCaaaggggtgtgtgtgtgtgtctagaATTTTGAGTTCAAAGCAGATGTTCTGAAAACATCTACTGCAAATACTATCTATGATTAGTACAAAATGCAAGATACAAATTGTTACAAACAAAGTAACCAAAGGGCATACTGGGCCTCATCCAGAATCACAATGGATCCTTTTATATCTATATCCATTGCTCTCCGGACTGTTGGATTTATAATGTAACTGTATGGGCAGAAAACTAGCTGAGCTTCCTCAGCCATTGTTTGTGCAGCAAAATATGAACAACCTACAAGAAAACCAAAAGTAGAAAAAACATACTTAGTTTAGTAGTGTACTGCATTGAAGACTGTTATAGTTAAAGGTAACAGACCTTTCACACTGTGCCCAACTTTTACAAGATCTTCAATGTCATGAACCTCATAACAGCCACCTTTCTGAAGAGAGGGATGACATTTGACTTTGTGTGCATTTCTGTCATAGTTAAAAACAGTTGCCTTCATAAGAATGAGAACTAAAGTATACGATGAACTCATATGTATCAAAGAGAAACTCACTTGTATTCACTGCAACCTAGGCTTTCATCCTTCAGAAGCAATTTACTAAAGCAAAACAGGaggacattaaaaacataaaacagCAAAGATGATGTAAAAGTCAGAAAGGTAAGTTCTTTGGGGCTTCAAGAAGGCTACCATTCATCATCCAGATTATCTCTTGTGCACACATGCTTGTTAGTGCAGTAGTGCTTTCGTGATGCCTGAAACCAACAGCTCGAAGAAAATGGAAATTCAGAAAAGAAGAAATTTTGGAAAATTTAATTTAGAATGGCAATTGTAGTGTTAATCCTAGAAATTGAACCATCAGCATTGTTGCATTATGGGCTAGTAGTACAACAAAAacacctttatcataatttagaaaCAAGATTCGCTTACCAGAATTGCCATTGGCACCCGATAGGATGTTTTCCTATATTCACGAACCACCTGACTTATCTGGGAGTGAGTCCTCCTTCACATGTCCGAAGCAAACAGCAATCAGGAAACAGTACAAAGGCTCAAATCGTAGCGTTAACGAGAGATAGCACTCACGAAGCATAGTAGATTTTGGGAAGCGACTGTCTCCTCTGAGCTCTAGCGCTTGTAGGCGCCGGAGGTTCCTCAGCGTCACCTAAGGTTCGTCAGAAAAGGATAAGTCCAAACCTTCGTGTCCCGATCAGGGACCAAAAGAACGGAATTAGAAGGAATGACAGCACAAGAATAGACATTGCTTACTCGGAGGCTGGGACGGGGGAATAAATCCGCCACCATGGACGAGGGGATCGGACGCGAGCGGCGGGGGACACGGGGGCGGAGCAGCGGCCCCAGATAGGACGAGGTGCTGGTGGTGGCGCTGCCAGGCGAGGGAGGAGCAGAGGAGGGAGAGGGACTTGCCGGTGCCGGTGGGGGACTCGAGGAGAGCGTGGCATCGGCCCTGCCGGCGGGCGCGATCGAGGGTGGAGATGACGCGCCCCATGAAGGCGAGCTGGGAGCCGTAGGGCTTGAAGGGGAACTCCACGGGGACGCCGCCGATCTGGTAGACGCCGGGGCCGCCGTGCTTGCTAGGGTTAGGGCTTCGGAGTGGCGTCGAGGGATTCATCGCCCGATTCTTTCGAGATCAGCTCTGCTGTTGTGCGGAAGAACGGAACAGATCCCGTCGAGAGCGATCAATTGACGGAAGACGAAGGAATGTGGCTTCCAAATGAAGGAAGACGAAGCCAGAAGAACAATTGGTTCCCTCCTGAATTTGCCGCCAGTTTGAAGACCAGACGTTTTCCGTTTTGCTTTTATTATTTGAAGTAATAAAATGGCGGTCTTTTGACGTATCAATCCTTCTCCATAAAGAATCAATTGTTATTTTGACCATTGTCACGGAGAagcctcaagtttttggtgattaAACAAATATGATATTATAGATGACTGATTACCACTTCATCCCAAAATCTAAACTCAATCAATTTGGGTTTTACTCAAATCCGTGAGATTTCTATATTTAAGAATTTTAGATACTTATTTTACCAAACTTTGAACTTTGTTCTCCCACCAgtattcaaagcagaaaaaaagATTTCCAGCAAACCATCGAATAACTCGTTCAACCTTGTCAACTTTGAACAAACAGCCGATGCTCGATATCTTCAGCGATCAATTGGGCCCAACAGAATTGCACAAAGCTTCAGTAACATGTTCAAAGCACAACGAGCTAGTTGAGAATGAACACTACTTTATTAGATTTCGGTGTATGATCAGCTCAACGGATACATCTTCATCTGTAGTTACAAATGAATGTTCTCCCGGACAACAGCATAATGAATTCCCTCGGCTACATCTTCGCCAGCAGTTACAAATGAATGGTTCATGAGTACAACACCATATGGGTTTCCCACGGCTTCAAGATCATTTATCGACATCTGGCATTTGTTAACTATGCACAGAAGAAAAACATTAATTCTGATACATCATCCATTGTGAAACCTTTTGGCGGAGTCTAGAAGCAATTGTGCTCGTCTGAAGCTTGGACGTTGGTGGACTCTGAGTCCGTGCCATGTCTCGCTCGAGCCCCCTTGATCAACTTTGAGCTTTGCTAGCTGCTCGTGGAGTGATGCCATATTCAGAAGAGGGACAGTGGTCGGCCGTCCATGAGCACACTAAACATGAAAGCCTACTACATCAGGATATAAGGAAGGCAGACAATGTGACATCTAGATAACTTGTATAGGAAAAAAGGCCTAACCATGAGCTGCATCCTACATCAACTAATGAAAAGGTCTCGTGTGAGAGAAATCAGTTGCTTACCTGAAAACAAAGTGATGTCGCTTTCAGTTCTTCGACGATCAGAGAACATTCCGAAGGTAACAAGGAATCACCGAACATAATCGCACCTTCATtttaaaaaaagtagaaaaattgCAGTCAACATACAGGCTACTTGGACCAAGACCAATGCAAATATTTTTTTGGGTACAATCACATTATGATGTCCCAAATCAAAGTTGAGACAGATAGAACATTCATACCTCTGCAGGCTTTGAAGTTAAGAATACGAAGAACAGAAGGCGGAAGAGTGGACGATCCATCAGTCTCAACAAGCTGGCAATTACAATAATAAATCAGAGAACAAAGGAACTCCATTTGATATTGATGTCACAACCATCACCATAATGTCTCAATAATTTGAGATCAATTACATGGATCTTTTCCTTTCTACTCAAGATAATATCTTTAGTTAACAAAAAACATTCACATCTCTTTTTACTGTTTATAGTAAAGTTGTCTTATATCTCGCTCTACCTTTCACACCACTAATACTAGTCGGCTTCCCCCGCATAACCACAAATCTACATGTCTCCTTTGAGCATGTCCCTATCATCTTCAGACAATAATACCTCATTTTATTATCCATCAGAACTTAATTGTCCTGCATATACATATGAACATTTTTCATCTTAACCGCACAAActttatgtatatatttttacCATTCAACATTCAAATGCATAAAGTATGACTGAACTAACAATTATttcatataacttttcttttatcTAACAAGCATTCGATGATCACACAAATTACCCAACACCCCCTCTTAACTTTGACAACCCAATTTTTATTCtgtgaataatattttcatcaatctCTGCCTATTTATTTCGCATCTTATTCTATCTTCAGCATTTCCAAAGTTCCATAGTAGGACACATTAGTTCAATTTTCCTTAATATGACATATTAGTTCAATTCCTTTATATTTAGACCAAGGTAAGCAAtaccgaataataccgcccggtacggatggtacgtaccggtccgacggtatactagtacgcggaccgcccgttaccgaacggaacgaataataataaaataaaattatatatatatatatatatatatatatatatatatatatatatttatatatatatatttttagaaaaaggCTCGGCGATGTCACCATTTTCGACGACGTCACCaaggcttatatatatatatatatatatatatatatatatataatttaaataaacgaggcgacgtcgcgtcgTCGAGGCGATGTGACGTAggcttttaaattatatatatatatatatatatataatatatataccaaacaatataccgctcggtataccgttccgtaccgtaccgagcgaacatcgaaacgccggtacggtacggtatttggAACCTTGATTTAGACCAACTTCAAATATCTTATTCCTATAAATTGATATTAGAAAACTCTTTCTTTGTTCATTATACATCAAGTATCTTTTGATATCCATCTTTTATACACTTAATGTTacctaaattttttattttttcctagcTTTAGCAATCCAAAAAGATATTTCTCTTCATCCTTAACACAGATGACCATAAAAACTGACAAAATCCATAT belongs to Musa acuminata AAA Group cultivar baxijiao chromosome BXJ1-11, Cavendish_Baxijiao_AAA, whole genome shotgun sequence and includes:
- the LOC135597050 gene encoding uncharacterized protein LOC135597050 isoform X1, which gives rise to MNPSTPLRSPNPSKHGGPGVYQIGGVPVEFPFKPYGSQLAFMGRVISTLDRARRQGRCHALLESPTGTGKSLSLLCSSLAWQRHHQHLVLSGAAAPPPCPPPLASDPLVHGGGFIPPSQPPSDAEEPPAPTSARAQRRQSLPKIYYASRTHSQISQVVREYRKTSYRVPMAILASRKHYCTNKHVCTRDNLDDECKLLLKDESLGCSEYKNAHKVKCHPSLQKGGCYEVHDIEDLVKVGHSVKGCSYFAAQTMAEEAQLVFCPYSYIINPTVRRAMDIDIKGSIVILDEAHNIEDVARDAGSIEVEEDVLFALQTELEHLCMADGGAMTYQPLYDMIQGIISWIGDRKMSMQKHEFEHYSSFWTADKAIRELQQAGITEQCFPILHQCAMKAIKAASDEESVGNRLSGMSLIALEGLFSSLSYFFCGNGSHATDYQLALQRYVKREGCNAANGWICKLSLWCLNPAVVFKEIANLSLSVILTSGTLAPMGSFASELGVQFEACLEAPHVIDVESQVWAAVVPAGPANCQLNASYKTADGYAFQDGLGASLEEICKIAPGGVLVFFPSYKLLEKLHFRWSQTGQWSRLNAEKLLFVEPRGAMDEFEPVLKGYYEAIRGNTGAPHVKKRLGLMRASKNPSSKECSQNPAKGAAFLAVCRGKVSEGIDFSDENARVVVIVGIPFPNKNDIHVVLKKKYNDTYRSSKHLLSGSEWYCHQAFRALNQAAGRCIRHRFDYGAIIFLDERFTEERNLTYISKWLKSSIKRFNNFDESLMGLRSFFETAQKQFGQKGDHPTSKNVSQTESYNSDFSEENSLSSKSSLNQGIQKEKVKKVKVNHQSARKTIHESRAAPAKNNKLIKSSSLDGESAPLSSLKDYFIKGGKASSETNIKPSIFHGDYVDPNESTRKQSKCLETISAGLCETKLHQPLVSESFNAEDNNATCESVSKVESLYPAVATFDQFRERATLSPSTFSNGTISEDTLASAGSPESNKCMDPFNLEKEIFLNMSVSSHSEKRRKLTDLQMTGLNQMDCISSDTESFYPVDSVSSISRETDQISETPFSDNCSASQHQIPSQGMFIQNGGTSVEKKLVLSCLYCNSPLGLQKNDFLVRCSLTSSSKAFLAYVLKHGPPTEGRLNSLRSTPETDVPVVACDSSAVDHHIFDKGIKEVASQHDFWSEEDGCVFRILNCPFCTARKRCLGVRIIAADASNSHLLNKVLFFAYYLDMKDEQKPTTKVSMPISCNAPGQGSALTEIERDSYVSCPQKTELLNARRSKQLSLPKKDQCSLEHRAGV
- the LOC135597050 gene encoding uncharacterized protein LOC135597050 isoform X2 yields the protein MNPSTPLRSPNPSKHGGPGVYQIGGVPVEFPFKPYGSQLAFMGRVISTLDRARRQGRCHALLESPTGTGKSLSLLCSSLAWQRHHQHLVLSGAAAPPPCPPPLASDPLVHGGGFIPPSQPPSDAEEPPAPTSARAQRRQSLPKIYYASRTHSQISQVVREYRKTSYRVPMAILASRKHYCTNKHVCTRDNLDDECKLLLKDESLGCSEYKNAHKVKCHPSLQKGGCYEVHDIEDLVKVGHSVKGCSYFAAQTMAEEAQLVFCPYSYIINPTVRRAMDIDIKGSIVILDEAHNIEDVARDAGSIEVEEDVLFALQTELEHLCMADGGAMTYQPLYDMIQGIISWIGDRKMSMQKHEFEHYSSFWTADKAIRELQQAGITEQCFPILHQCAMKAIKAASDEESVGNRLSGMSLIALEGLFSSLSYFFCGNGSHATDYQLALQRYVKREGCNAANGWICKLSLWCLNPAVVFKEIANLSLSVILTSGTLAPMGSFASELGVQFEACLEAPHVIDVESQVWAAVVPAGPANCQLNASYKTADGYAFQDGLGASLEEICKIAPGGVLVFFPSYKLLEKLHFRWSQTGQWSRLNAEKLLFVEPRGAMDEFEPVLKGYYEAIRGNTGAPHVKKRLGLMRASKNPSSKECSQNPAKGAAFLAVCRGKVSEGIDFSDENARVVVIVGIPFPNKNDIHVVLKKKYNDTYRSSKHLLSGSEWYCHQAFRALNQAAGRCIRHRFDYGAIIFLDERFTEERNLTYISKWLKSSIKRFNNFDESLMGLRSFFETAQKQFGQKGDHPTSKNVSQTESYNSDFSEENSLSSKSSLNQGIQKEKVKKVKVNHQSARKTIHESRAAPAKNNKLIKSSSLDGESAPLSSLKDYFIKGGKASSETNIKPSIFHGDYVDPNESTRKQSKCLETISAGLCETKLHQPLVSESFNAEDNNATCESVSKVESLYPAVATFDQFRERATLSPSTFSNGTISEDTLASAGSPESNKCMDPFNLEKEIFLNMSVSSHSEKRRKLTDLQMTGLNQMDCISSDTESFYPVDSVSSISRETDQISETPFSDNCSASQHQIPSQGMFIQNGGTSVEKKLVLSCLYCNSPLGLQKNDFLVRCSLTSSSKAFLAYVLKHGPPTEGRLNSLRSTPETDVPVVACDSSAVDHHIFDKGIKEVASQHDFWSEEDGCVFRILNCPFCTARKRCLGVRIIAADASNSHLLNKVLFFAYYLDMKDEQKPTTKVSMPISCNAPGQGSALTEIERDSYVSCPQKTELLNARRSKLSLPKKDQCSLEHRAGV